From Herpetosiphonaceae bacterium:
CGGCTTCTGGCCCGGAGCACAGGCGCGCTACATTGTAGCCCTACCGATCGCCGCCAAGTAACCGAAAGGCAGCAGCGCGATCATGAGGAAGGGCGCATCCTGCTGCGCCTCTGGAGGTCAATCGATCTGCAAACTGCTCTCAACCGCACGAGGAGGGAGCGCCAGGAAACAAGCAAACAAGCGAACCAAGGCTTAACTCCCTTGTTCGCTTGTTCTTTTGTTCTTCTGTTCAGCGCTTCGTTCACGAGCGAGTCTAGCGCTGGAAGTAGAACCAGTTGAGGTTCACAAAGTCGGAGGGCTGGCCGCTCTTGAAGACGACGTAGAGATTATGCACGCCGGTGACGGCGTTGGAGCTGGCCGGAACGGTGCGCCAGGATTGCCAGCCGCCCGTGTTAGCGATCGAGAAGCTGCCCAGCAGCGGCCCCGTGAGGCTGTCGATGCGGTACTCGACGATGCCGCTCACGCCCGACGCCGCGCCTGAGGCCACGCGAGTCTGGATCTGCACCGGGCGGGTGCTGCCAAAGTCCACGTTATTGAAGACCAGATAGTCGCCGTTGGCGATCCAGCCGACATTCTGACCGCCGCCGGTATCGCTGCACGCCTCAACCTGCGTTCCCGACTGGCTGCTGTAGCTCTCGGCCTGGACGGTGCTGTATGGGTTGATCGTCGTGGTGCCGCTGCGCTTATAGACGCGCACATAGTCGACCATCACGCGCGCCGGAAAGACGGTTGTGCTGTCGGGGCTGCCCGGCCAGTTGCCGCCAACCGCCAGATTCAGGATCATGAAGAACGGCTTGTGAAACTCCTCGGTGCTGTTGATATTATTCAGGATGTTGGCCTCCCAGAACTTGGTGCCGTCCAAGAACCAGCGGATCGCCGAAGAATCCCACTCGATCGCGTAGGTGTGGTAGGTGGTGACGTTCACCGCGCCGGACGGACCGCCGTAGCTCGCGTAGCCGTTGCTATCCCAGTGGATCGTGCCGTGGGTCACGTTTTCGTTGTTGACATGCTCCATGATGTCGATCTCGCCGGAGTTCGGCCAGGGCGTTGAGGGAAAGTTCGCGCCGAGCATCCAGAACGCGGGCCAGATGCCCTTGCCCATCGGCAGCGCCATGCGCGCCTCGATTCTGCCGTACTGGAACTCGCGCTTGCCCTTGGTGTTCATGCGCGTCGAGGTATACTGGCAGGTGCCGTACCAGCAGCTATAGCCGCTGCTTACCCTGTTCGCGGTGATCGTCAGCACGCCGCCGGAGACGCTGGCATTGCTGCCGTTGGTGTAGTACTGGAGCTCGTTGTTGCCCCAGCCGTGGCCGCCCGTCTCGAAGGTCCAGTTGGCGGGATCGACGGACGTGCCGTTGAACTCATCGCTCCAGACCAGCTGCCAGGAGGTCTGGGCGCTGGCCGGATTCGGCTGGGCTACCAGGCCAAGCTGCGCCACCAGCAGCCCCATGATGATACACAAGACCCCAAAACGGGAAGGACGAGTCAGTCGCGACGGGCGGCGCTTCAGCGCGCCGAGAAGCTGAGCCTTCATCGGATCTCCTCCTGAGCCGGGGGGTGTAGCTTGCATTGAATCACTAGCCCGATTGAAGCACATGCCGCCACGTACATCAAGCGCCGAACCGATAGAAAATCCGATAGAAACCACCGCCCGCTCGACCGCCGGGCTGAATCAGCTTCCGAGGGGTATTCGCCCGCCGCGCTGTTGTACGGACGGTACGCTCGTACCAGAACCAAAGTACCACCGGATGAACGTAGCCATACCCGCCTCTATCGTCGTAAGCTGAGGCGCGAAAGGGCTGCGGCCCGAAAGGCCGGTGCGCTGAAAGTCATAGTCGGGAGCAACCCTTTACCAGGACCCAACCAAGGACCGGAGTTACATGCCGGAGACAGCCCTGGTCGTTGCGCTTTTAGCAAGTCGTTATACAATGTAGTAACCCCTCGTGGCACGTAACCGACACTTCCCGCACCGTGACGGTACTAGCCGTGATGGTTGCTTGGCCGTCACTGCTTCAAGATTGCCTTAGCGCGGATCTGGAATATCGCCCGGACGACAGCCATGCGTCGCTTGATTCCTGGCTATCGTTCTACATAGACAACACGTATGCAACTCGTCGCTCATCATCTCGCGGATCTTCACAGCACCGAGGCACAGAGCCACGTCTATCTGAGCAGCCTTCTGAACTGGCTGCGCGATCTGCTCACGTGGCATATCGCTCTCACGCAGCATACCTTTGGCGCGCTGGCCGACGATACCTATCGCGGCCTGTATGTGCCCGATGCCGAAGTCGAGATCCTCAGCGGCGGCAGCGCTGCCATGCCGCCACAGCTTGTAGCCCGCCGCGCCGCGCTCGCCGAAGAGCGCGCCGCGCTCGAAGAGCAGGCCGCAGCCCTTGAGCGGAGCGGTACGATCGTGCCGCTGCTCAAGCTGGCGCGAACCTTTGGCTTCTCGCCGTTCGAGCGCGATGTCCTGCTGCTGGCGCTCGCGCCTGAGCTTGATCTGCGCTATGAGCGGCTTTTCGCCTACATTCAGGACGATGTCACCAAAAAGCGGCCATCGGTGAATCTTGCGCTCGCGCTGCTGTGCGCCAGCCCCGAAGAGCGCATCGCGGCGCGCACCGCCTTTACGCCGGACGCGCCCCTGATCCGCTATCGCATCGTCCAGCTTTTCGAGGATGGGCAGCGCCAGCCGCCGCTGCTGTCGCGCTTCATCAAGCTCGACGACCGCATTGTCTCGGCGCTGCTGGATCAGCCGACCGTCGATCCGCTGCTGGATCAGACCGTCAAGCTGACTAGACCGCGCCGCGCGCTGGCGAGTATGGTCCTACCGACCGACCTGCGCAATCGGCTGCGGCAGGCGATGATCGAGCATGCCGATGGCTTGATCCTGGCATTGCAGGGCAGCTACGGCAGCGGACGCCGCGCCACCGCCGAGGCGCTGTGTACCGAGGTCGGCCTGCCGCTGCTGACGGTCGATCTGGATCGGCTGGCGGCCAGCGATCTTCATCCCGAAGAGGCGGTGCAGCGCGTGCTGCGCGAGGGCATGCTCAACGGCGCGGCGATCCTCTGGCTGGGCGGCGACCGCGTGCTGCATGAGGACTCCCTAGCGGCGTGGCAGGCTGCGCTCCTGGCGGCGCTGGACAGCTACCGTGGCTGCTCGTTCTTGCCGCTCGACCAGGCCTGGGAGGCGCGCGGCGCGCTGCGGCACAACTGGTTCCTGCGCATCGAGCTGCCGAGGCTGACCTACGGCGAGCGCGAGCATATCTGGCAGGCGCGCCTCAACGGCGATGCGCCCGACGAGCAGACGCTTCAAGCGCTAGCCAGCACCTTCCGGCTGACCGGCGGACAGATCCGCGACGCTGTGATCATGGCGCGGTCGCTGGCGCGCTGGCATGGCGGCACGCCCAGCCGCGAGGATTTTTACATCGCCTGCCGCGCCCAGTCGAGCGGACGGCTGGATAGTATGGCGCATAAGATCAAGACGACCTACGACTGGGACGATATTGTGCTGCCGCCGGATCAGCTCGGCCAGCTGCGCGAGATTAGCTCGCAGGTGCGGCACCGGCACACCGTGCTGGAGCGCTGGGGCTTCGATCGGCATCTGGCGATGGGCAAGGGCGTCAATACGCTCTTCGCCGGGCCGTCGGGCACCGGCAAGACGATGTCCGCCGAGATCATCGCCGCCGATCTGGGCCTGGAGCTGTACAAGATCGATCTTTCGACGGTGATCAGCAAATACATCGGCGAAACCGAGAAAAATCTCGATCGGATCTTCAACGCGGCGCGCGAGGCCAACGCGATCCTCTTCTTCGACGAGGCCGACGCGCTCTTCGGCAAGCG
This genomic window contains:
- a CDS encoding carbohydrate-binding protein → MKAQLLGALKRRPSRLTRPSRFGVLCIIMGLLVAQLGLVAQPNPASAQTSWQLVWSDEFNGTSVDPANWTFETGGHGWGNNELQYYTNGSNASVSGGVLTITANRVSSGYSCWYGTCQYTSTRMNTKGKREFQYGRIEARMALPMGKGIWPAFWMLGANFPSTPWPNSGEIDIMEHVNNENVTHGTIHWDSNGYASYGGPSGAVNVTTYHTYAIEWDSSAIRWFLDGTKFWEANILNNINSTEEFHKPFFMILNLAVGGNWPGSPDSTTVFPARVMVDYVRVYKRSGTTTINPYSTVQAESYSSQSGTQVEACSDTGGGQNVGWIANGDYLVFNNVDFGSTRPVQIQTRVASGAASGVSGIVEYRIDSLTGPLLGSFSIANTGGWQSWRTVPASSNAVTGVHNLYVVFKSGQPSDFVNLNWFYFQR
- a CDS encoding ATP-binding protein, with product MQLVAHHLADLHSTEAQSHVYLSSLLNWLRDLLTWHIALTQHTFGALADDTYRGLYVPDAEVEILSGGSAAMPPQLVARRAALAEERAALEEQAAALERSGTIVPLLKLARTFGFSPFERDVLLLALAPELDLRYERLFAYIQDDVTKKRPSVNLALALLCASPEERIAARTAFTPDAPLIRYRIVQLFEDGQRQPPLLSRFIKLDDRIVSALLDQPTVDPLLDQTVKLTRPRRALASMVLPTDLRNRLRQAMIEHADGLILALQGSYGSGRRATAEALCTEVGLPLLTVDLDRLAASDLHPEEAVQRVLREGMLNGAAILWLGGDRVLHEDSLAAWQAALLAALDSYRGCSFLPLDQAWEARGALRHNWFLRIELPRLTYGEREHIWQARLNGDAPDEQTLQALASTFRLTGGQIRDAVIMARSLARWHGGTPSREDFYIACRAQSSGRLDSMAHKIKTTYDWDDIVLPPDQLGQLREISSQVRHRHTVLERWGFDRHLAMGKGVNTLFAGPSGTGKTMSAEIIAADLGLELYKIDLSTVISKYIGETEKNLDRIFNAAREANAILFFDEADALFGKRSEVKDAHDRYANIEVGYLLQKMEEYDGIVILATNLRKNMDDAFVRRLHVAIDFPFPEEPDRLRIWQKAFPPEAPLAEDVDLPFLARQFKLAGGNIRNIALLSAFLAAEASTPIQMIHLIRAIKREYQKLGKLVTESDFGRYMSLIRG